One genomic segment of Helianthus annuus cultivar XRQ/B chromosome 14, HanXRQr2.0-SUNRISE, whole genome shotgun sequence includes these proteins:
- the LOC110904214 gene encoding uncharacterized protein LOC110904214: MSTKKSIRKGQDKLNKKGRLTEKAMSFHGHSAEEMVEKLRRPRTLPDLNPGRFSSSTDMLRPKLTKLLLNVTVQRSLGPVQVIVSPESTVRDLIADALRLYSKEGRRPVLSSLDPSSFGLHYSQFSLESLDPDEKLIQLGSRNFFLCPKRTANATSSSTCSEEAENVTKFSARWLRFMNFSQ, translated from the exons ATGTCAACAAAGAAGAGTATCCGGAAAGGCCAGGATAAGCTAAACAAGAAGGGGAGATTAACCGAGAAAGCGATGTCCTTTCACGGCCACTCGGCTGAAGAAATGGTAGAAAAACTAAGGAGGCCGAGGACACTGCCGGATTTAAATCCGGGCAGGTTTTCGTCCTCCACGGATATGCTGCGACCGAAGCTAACGAAGCTACTGCTTAATGTAACGGTACAAAGAAGCTTAGGCCCGGTGCAGGTTATAGTTTCACCCGAGTCGACTGTGAGGGATCTTATTGCGGACGCTCTACGGCTCTACTCTAAGGAAGGCAGGCGACCGGTTTTATCGTCACTTGATCCGTCTAGTTTCGGTCTCCATTACTCGCAATTTAGCTTAGAAA GTTTAGATCCGGATGAAAAGTTGATCCAGTTAGGTTCAAGGAATTTTTTCCTTTGTCCTAAGCGAACTGCGAACGCAACGTCATCATCTACTTGCTCGGAGGAAGCAGAAAATGTGACGAAATTTAGTGCGCGTTGGCTTCGATTCATGAACTTCTCGCAGTAA